One Gossypium hirsutum isolate 1008001.06 chromosome A08, Gossypium_hirsutum_v2.1, whole genome shotgun sequence genomic window, GGAGACTCCAACAAGTGCAAAAAACAAAAGGAAAGGGGAGAAGGCCTTTGAAATTACAACAGATGGAGTTAAAAAGGGAAAACCTTCTACTGTTtgggataattttaaaaaaattgatggtgaTAAAAATCATGATGAATGTATTTATTTCATCTAACAATGGAACTAATGTAATGAGGTGTCACAGTAGTCGGTGTAAGAAAGCCCCTTTTAACCTAGATAAAAAACAATCTTAGATTTTGAGTCTAAGACAAAGTGCAACGCTGATGGGACCATAGAAACTGTTAGTGTTCTTAGATTATGGCGTTTTGATCAAGATGAGATTAGACAAGCACCTGCTAAAATGGTGATTATTGATGAGTTGACATTTAGGACCATTTCTTCGTTACATTTGAGAAGTGTTgtggaaaagtacttttgaaaaatgctgtggaaaagtacttttgagaagtacttttgagaaatgctttgaaaaaatttaagtatttgatattgctgtcaaaaagtgcttttgaaaagtaaaatgtctattttagacatgatattataaagtaacaaatatgtatttaaataatgttcaaattagttaatattatgatattttcgtaaaaatataaaaaaataatttattataacttattgttaatattttaatatataatattaattttaaatatttctaagtaattaatattaattatttattaaatttaattagaatatataaactatatttaaatatttaaatataataattaaatatttgtaattagatattgacacaattgtattattttaaaaaatattttttatttttaattaatgcttttaacacatttgtaaaactcatattaaataaccaagaaagagaacacaaaataatagcatcaaacacattttaagtcaaaaagtaaggttaaaaagataaaataatagccaaaagtgctttttggctgaaaaagctaaaatttacTGCTTTTTCACCTCTAAAAAAGTTCATcccaaaagttaaaaaagttgCCCCAATGATAtgtgttcttcattgcttttaagagaaaaacactttttttagaaaaagttcATCCCAAAAGCAATGGAGAACACACCCTTAGTTTCATTGAACGTGAAGGTTTTCGCTACTTTTGCAAGATTGCCATTCTTGATTTTGTTCCTCTCTCACGTGCTACTATTACAAGAGATTGTTATGctctttttattgaaaaaaaggaAGATATTAAAGaactttttcaataatttatcttCTAGGGTAGGTCTTACCACTGATACATGGACATCTGGTCAAAATTTGTCATATATGTGTTTTATTGCCCATTTCATAGATGATGCTTAGAAATTACATAAAATGATCATTAACTTTTACCCAATTGTTGGTCATTCTGGGGAGCTTATCGGTAGGGCTGTTGAAAAGTGTCTACTAGAATGGGGTCTTAAGAAGATCTTGACTATAACGGTTGATAATGCTAGTTCTAATGATCTAGTGATCAAGTATTTGAAGCAAATTGTTAACTTATGGGATGGAAGTGTGTTTAATGTTGAATTCTTGCATATGAGATGTGCTGCACATATTCTGAATTTGGTTGTTAAAGATGGGCTGAAAGATGTTGATGTTTCTATTATGAGAGTTCGTGTTGCTATGAAATTTGTGAGGCCTTCCCCTGCAAGGCTtcaaaagtttaaatattatGTTGAAGAGGAGAATATAAAATGTAAAGGTCTTGTTTGCTTGGACATTGAAACAAGGTGGAATTCTACCTACTCCATGCTTAAAAGTGCTTTGGTGTTTAGGAAGgcattcaaaaatatgaaaactaAGTACATTCCTTACACAAAAGAGCTTAGACAAGTTGGTAGTGCTTCTGATGATGAGGATTGGGACAAAGTTGCTTGTTTCTTGCCTTTTCTTGAAATCTTTTATGAAACTACATTGAGATTTTCTATATCAAGGTATGTGACTAATAATACCTTTGTGGAAGAAATATATGTATCGGGTATACAATTAACTGTTATGTTGATAACTTGAATGACGGGCTTAAAAGTATGGCACGCCAAATGAAGTTGAAATTTGTTAAGTATTGAGCAAATGTTAAGAATGTGAATGTGTTGATGTCTATTGCTTTGGTTCTTGATCCTAGGCATAAGTTAAGATATGTTAAGTGGATTGTTCACCGTTCGTATAATCCTAACAACTCTTATGTCTTGTGCCAGCGAATTAAAAAAACTTTTGCCATCATTGTTTGACTTTTATGCTTCTTCACATTTTCCATCAACACAAATGGGATCATGCTCTTTAGATCCAATTTCTAGTGGCCATGATGGTAAGGGAGAAATAAGGAGGTTAAAAGGAACAAATTTGAGGAAGGACTATGTGATTGAGATAGAATTAATTGATACTTCAGAAACAACAACTGAGGTAGACAGATATTTGGGGGGATAAATGTGTTCGTGATAATGATGATAGTTTTGATATCTTGGTTTGGTGGTCTGCACAAACAAACAATTATCCTATTCTTATGACAATGGCACGAGATATACTTGCAATTCCAGTTTCTACCATTGCTTCGGAGTCCGCTTTTAGCACGAGAGGACGTGTTCTTGATTCCTTCCGCACTTATTTGACTCCTAGGTTGGTGAAAGCTCTTATTTGTACTCAAGATTGGATTTTTGCTCCTCATGACCCCATTATGATAGAGGAGACCTTGCTAGCATTGGAGAATATGGAAGAAGGTTAGTTTTcgatttcaaatttattatttttattttgtaatatttatttagATAGTTTAGATATTTAAATCTTTATATTTCTAAACAtatattgttgttgtatatttgaaatgtttttttttgtgtgtgtgtgtgtaaggATTCAAGACTTTGGAGTAGCCAACTATTATCATTGATGAGACAAACGAAGTTTCGGACATCACACCATGCCATGATGATTGATGAGTACACGACTATATGTTTTATCTTTAGTTgtatttttttgaagttttatctTTGGATTATGTAATTTGGATATCTAAACTTTATATTTGGATTATGCTATTATCTACTTTGGATTTTTAAGTTTGTCATTttgaatcactataaattgtatgattagtaaaaaaaattgcacaaatttaATCTGGGTACCCTGTGACCCGAAAATATGGGTATCTAATTATTACGGGTGCTCGATATTCAAGGGTTGGGTCACGGGCCAACATTTTTAATACCCGAAAATCCAGGTACCCGGTTATGAATACCCCTAATTGAAACTATGTTTAACAAGATCATAAGCTCATTGATCTACCACAAATTGTAGTGGAAATTGAAGTGCTTTTTGGCACTTAATGAGTTTGTCTTTAATTAGTTTCGTGtttaattattacattttcaGTTTTCTTAGCTTAGATTCAAATTATtgcaaaataaacatttttacgCAATATTTTGAGCTAGTTGACCTATTGGGCCAATACCAACCTTAAGGTAGTTCTAACGACTTGATTGAGTGTGCAGGACACCTATTTTCAGGAACAACAATCGGGTCGCAACACAACTAAACCAACATAAGAATTTATAGTCGAAGTTGTGTCGCGACACGCTTTAGGTTGTGTTGTGACACAAGTCTGACGGAGGGTAAAAATTAATTAAGGGTGTTTATGTCCGCGCCATCTATATTTAGTGTGATTAAGGCTTGTATTTGACCTAAAATGGGCTATTAgctttgcctataaatagttaATCATAGGTCAAGCTTGGGGAGTTTTTTCTAAGCcgttttagggttttagtttgGTAGTTTAGGATTTTAACTTatagttttgttttattttaaaaatagttctATTTTTTTATTCAGTTTGTGTTTAAGTCTTCATTATttagtattttcataattttattttacgtTCCTCTTGCAAATGATGATATCTCGACAACTGGTCAAGGATTTTACAGATCCGAGCACATCTAGTTTAATAAATAGATCAATTTTTATCCTTCCtcgttttaatttaatttgtgtgttatgcatgattaatttaattctaatgaAGATGGTAATTGAAAGGATGAGTGGCTAAGTCCTTTAGGGAGATTAACAAGTGGATGTGGGAGTGATTAATGAAAGAATGAGGGTTTCTCATACGAGTTAGTTAGTATAAATTTATGTGGgcttaaaccctaggattgacaaccttaggaagtaaTCTAGATTAAACGAGGTTAAGAGATAAGTTTTTCGAGTCAAGGAGAGGATGGTGaatgaaaagtaaaaagaaagatTTCTAAACAATTTTTCGATGCCTCCATAGGCTTCTTCCTTCCCCTTTTATAGGAGAATTATTAAATTCTATTTAATTCTTCTTTGAATCCCGCACAGTTTTTTTTATAAGGATCATGTCTCATCACATAATGGTTGCTTCCACGTTCTTGATGTATCTTGGTCAGGAaagtgaggttgagagataagtgaTTACTGGTCAGTTAATTAATTAGTCAAGGCCGAGGGGTAATACTGGTTAGTTAATAACTAATTCACTAATaaaacctaaattttaaatttaattactaccACTGAAGTGAGTTAACCCTTTGCTTTTTATTCGAGATTTTTTCGTTTGTTAACTTCgctttagtatttttttttcattttatgacTTTAATCTTCAGTTTTAATTATCGTAATATAAATTTTAGTGACTACTATTTAGACTTGCTATTATAGAAGActtttttagatttaattcaaattcccttgggtacgatcctcgtaATATTTACCAGTGTTACATTGTAACACAAAACTATAGTACAATTTGGCCTGGTCGCTTGTAGATACCacacttaattatatatattttattttcatgatttttactCTAAACATTCGAATGTTTGgaggcagtcaagttgttggcgccattTCCAGGGAGGTTTtgacattaaatttaaatttattttctgcaATTAGTAggataaatagaaaaaattaaaaaatatagatacgatttctttgttttatttttactatttcttatttataattaggtttaataatatttattattttctatctCTGAATTCAGTTTATGTGTAacaccctcacccgtattcaacgctggaatagggttacagagcattatcgaacTTATGACACATATAACTGTACTTTTCTCATACATACGTTCAAATTAGACAatcatcattcaaattcaattacttTATCCCTTAAATGAGTCTATggggccttaaacatgctttagaaatggttcgggactaaactgataattCAGAACAaatttgggaaacttagaaaattttgcttcaaacaaagggacacatgcccgtgtgggcgggctgtgtgtctcacatgacCATTAGACACTCTCGTGTTacgggccgtgtgaaaacagggggtacatactgacttaggtcatacggccgaccacacgcctgtttgtctagcctgtgtgcccttcggagtggccacacaagcccgtgtgccagaccgtgtactaggccgtgccaaacctgtagggcatactgacttatgcaacacggccaagttacactcccgtgtgctaagccgtgtggagcatactgacttgtttcCAAATACAACACTAGGGGACATACGGTCGTGTACTATGATCGTGTGTAACGCACGGTTgagtcgcacgcccgtgtgctctgcCCGTGTCGACGAACATAGGCTAGttacaagccacatttctcacccaaaggAAACACACCTAAACAAGTGCAAATAATAGCATTTCCATACACAATTAAGTAGCCAAATCAATCTCAACTCATCACATTATAAATCATTTCAATACCAATCTGTTCAAAGCTTGTATCACAATCATTTACTTAATAAAGTCACATACTAATCAACAAGATTCATAAACCAAaattcccatatatatatatcatatactaAATCAACCtactttattaaccaatttggcATTCAAATACTAAACTAAAACTAAGCACATCTTAAGATATTACACAACACATACCAAATGGCCATTTGAATAACTTAAACCATCATTAAGCTTACCAAAATAACCATAGCCTATACTTATCAAACTTTACATCATTATCAAGCGaaatctcatggctaaatacATATCAAGCACATACGCATCAATCACCAAAATTACTTATAATCAATAAAAAACcacaaaacctatacatgccatataaccaatcTCACAAAGCTTATAAGTATCAAActatagctggatagtgtgatatgatCTCCGATGACTTCCAACCCAAGCGAGCCTCTGAATCactaaaaacatagaaaagataacaaagtaagctataaagcttagtaagctcgtatgataataactcatttcatcaagcaaacatattttAAGCCATTACCAATACTATAATATAAGttgtataattttacctttatatCATGTATccattcacatagttaactaagaatttcacaaatttattcatttcaatgcttctatggtttgaatacttctaatcaattcattcacatttacataagcataacaaatagaaataaactatattcaattcaatagtcatcacatttataaatatattcaattgaACCATATGAATTCTCATAATTCTCCACTTACTCATCATATAAAATTCACTTTTAACACTTGTCAATTTCCGTCACGAGTACTTTGACTGAGTTGTACCAACACTTGTACCCACTTTTTGTcaacatttcccgttgaaccatttggaatactgaAGGATACTTGAAAATCTCATACAcacagtaccataccaatgccatatcctagatatggtcttacatgtaatctcgtatcgatgctaatagcccagctatggtcttacacgaagtctcatatcgatgccatatcccagatatggtcttacacgtaatctcagtaatcctaatgtcatgacatttgtatcctatctattccttaGATTCAATCGGGATTTTCGCTGTATCAAATCTCTGTCGGTTATTTCCGTAGTATCATACTCAATAGTATTCACATTTCATTCCAATAATATAGTATTTATtgcaattatattaattaagcatttatacatatataattcaatgcttataaaacatatgaacttacctcgttcactgtaacgacgaattaggtcgactaatccgatactttgttttcccccgttctaggttcaaatctcatttatctcaatctatataatatcaaaatttacttatttaatcatcatttcattcaatttatcacaatttatacattttggcaaaattacatttttgccctattatttcacatttttacaattttgtccttatcacataaaatcacaattcattcaatttaatacaatatCATGCTGGCCAAATATTACCCATTCTCATATCAGCtcagtatttttaatttattttaaaattcaaccactaatttttcatatttcacaatttaatccaaaattgacatttttaccaaaattcactttacaaaacttgtacagctaacaacaatgatttattttccatcatcaactaacaaaatactcatgcattcaacaatggaaacattcaaatactttaaaatttttgaaatcagagatacgggctagctagattaagctgtaaTGATCTCAAAagcatagaaattattaaaaacggggcaaaaaTGGGACTTACATGTACAAAAGAATGGCCGAATGTTGAAGCTTTCCCATGGcttctttttctttccattttcggTTGAAAACCATGTTAAAGATGATAACTttgcctttttgttttatttaatatactcATTTaactaaattactaaattaacctttaataataataacttaaaacaCTTATTATAAGCCCATAAATGTCCATTTAGACAACCCATGGTCTAATTACAAAttaaggacttctaatttaataaaccatagctattagGCACATTAAACTAATagcacacaagttttacactttacgcgatctAGTCCTTTatctcaaattgaccatttaaacgataaaatttcttcacgaaattttcatacatatatgctatcatgctgtaaatattaaaaaataagaaaataaatattttgaccttagatttgtggtcccgaaaccactgttttgatttgacccaaaaatgggttgttacattatGGCCCGAAGTGGAAGCATTCCAATCAAACCACATCCTGATCCAAAATGATTTCTGAGATGCAACTGTTAGTTAATGCCAAATGATCCCCTTGTAGTAGCTGACTTACCTTATCTGCTATTTTCCCTCTAATAAGAGTTACCATTGGCGCACAATATTAGGCTTGTAATTTGAATCAAAGTTCTTCAAAATAAGTTCAAAAGGACTCGTTGCTCCCTAGCAGTTCCGAAATAAGAATTTAACCAtgttaaacaaaataaataaaccgATAGCTTCattgttgtttatatgtttggaGCTTTCATGCTACCCAACAACTAACTCATACATCTCATGCAATATAACAATACACTTAAGTCATTAAATCACATATTCAAGAATAAACACAATATCAGTGACTTAATTGAGtgaataaaaactctaaaaacaATTTAAGGaatataaaaagactaaaataaacCTATCATAAATTTCTAGGCAAAACTgtaaaacaagggtcacatgaccatgtggaCAGGCTGCATTGAAAGGTTACACGATCGTGTAATAGACTGTGGCTATGTgtcaaatgctaaaattaccCTATAGAAAGGACATGTCCATGTAATAGACCGTGTAGGAAAGTTGTGGCAGTGTGGTTCACGAACTAGCCTAGGGTTTACAAGGGCACATGACCGTATGTGACATGTGGTCCACACGTTCGTGTGGGAGACTGTATGACCCTAATCCTACACACGATCACCATGGATTCACTTAGAAAAGACACAGCTTTTACCGAGGGTTCAGTTGGCGTTCCTTATGCTCGATTTTGGTTTGATGCACCTAAATCCTATCCTCCAATCGACATTACACACAAATTAATAATTGGTGTCAAGATTGGCAAGATAGTCAAAAGATTTGGCAAGAACTGTaaaagttgattaattgaatgtaAAATTAGCATCGAATAGTAATATTACAAAAATTCAGGATCTAAACATCGAAAATGAGATGTACTTACTAATTTTTGGCAAAAGTAGGGATGCTATTGGCGACAATTGCAAACAATTAGAAAGAATGATTGAATGGAAGATGACTTGATTTAGTAAAGCAAAATGATTATTAACAATTAGGATGAAAATATGATgtaaagaaaatggaaaggaaagattAAGAGAAGAAATAGAAATATAGAGAGAaaattctattaggatttgaaaaAAGACAATATGAAAATCTTGttaggaaaagaagagaaaaagatggTGGAATTCTAATTCTATTGGAATTTTGAGGAAAGACAATATATGAATTCTAATTAGAAAAGAATTGGTTAA contains:
- the LOC107921902 gene encoding zinc finger BED domain-containing protein RICESLEEPER 2-like is translated as MIINFYPIVGHSGELIGRAVEKCLLEWGLKKILTITVDNASSNDLVIKYLKQIVNLWDGSVFNVEFLHMRCAAHILNLVVKDGLKDVDVSIMRVRVAMKFVRPSPARLQKFKYYVEEENIKCKGLVCLDIETRWNSTYSMLKSALVFRKAFKNMKTKYIPYTKELRQVGSASDDEDWDKVACFLPFLEIFYETTLRFSISRYVTNNTFVEEIYVSGIQLTVMLIT